CTACGTGCCCAGGGGTTCCTGGGCGCGCCCGAGCGGCGCGGCGGGGTGCGGGGCGTGCTGCGGCATCTCGGCGCCGTGCAGCTGGACACGATCTCGGTGCTGGCGCGCTCGCACGAGCTGATTCCGTACGCCCGCCTGGGCGCGGTGGGCCGCCGTACGGTCGAGGACGCGTACTGGACCGAGGGCCACAGCTTCGAGTACTGGTCGCACGCGGCCTGCATCCTGCCCGTCGAGGAGTGGCCGCACTTCGCCTTCCGCCGCCGTTCCTACCGCGCCCGCCCGCACTGGAACCACGATCTGCCGGACGGTGTGTACGACCAGGTGATCAAGCAGCTGCGCGCCGAAGGCCCGCTCACCGCGACCGAGTTGGGCGGCGCGAAGAACGGCGGCGAGTGGTGGGACTGGTCGGGGTCGAAGGTCGCGGTCGAGCGGGCGCTGATGTACGGCGAGGTGGTGTGCACCGAGCGGCGCAGCTGGAAGCGGGTGTACGACCTCGCCGAGCGCGCCATCCCCGACGATCTTCTGCACGACGAACTGGACGACGCGGAGTGCCTGCGCCGGCTCGTCCGGCTGGCCGGGCAGTCCCTCGGTGTCGGCACCCGCGCGGACATCGCTGACTACCACCGCCTCAAGGGCGAGCAGTTCGACGCGGTGGTCGCGGACTCCGGTCTTGTCCCGGTCACGGTCGAGGGCTGGTCCAAGCCCGCCTGGGCGGACCCGCAGGCGCTCGCCTCCGAGCCGCGGGGCCGGCACCGTACGACCCTGCTCTCGCCCTTCGACTCCCTCGTCTGGGAGCGGGCGCGCACCGAGCGGATCTTCGGCTTCACCCACCGCCTGGAGGCGTACGTCCCCAAGCCCAAGCGGGTGTACGGCTATTTCGCGATGCCGCTGCTGTCGGGCGGAAAGCTCCTCGGCCGCGTCGACCCGGCCCGGGAGGGGACGACGCTGGTGGCGCGCCAGGTGTCCCTGGACACTCCGAAGGCGGTGGCACCCATGGCGCGGGCGCTGCGCGAGGCGGCGGAATGGGTCGGATGCGACTCCGTACGAATCGAACGGGTCGACCGCCCCGAGCTCACCGCGGACCTGGTCCGCGCCGTCTCCGCCTGACCGCTGCCGGCCCGCCGCCCGACCGCGGACTACCCCCTTGGGGCCGCTAGCGGATCTCGAGGATCTTTTCCCGCATCGCGTAGACCACGGCCTCCATCCTGGAGTGCAACTGCAGCTTCTCCAGGATGTTGCGGACGTGGTTCTTCACGGTGTTCTCGGAGATGAACAACTCCTTGGCGATATCGCGGTTGTTCATCCCTGTGGCGACGAGCTTGAGCACTTCCAGTTCCCGCTCGGTCAGCCGGGGCGCGGGGACGAGCCGGCGCTCGTCGGTGCGCTGGATCATCGACTTGAACTCGGTGAGCAGCTTGGACGCCATGGACGGGCTGATCTGCGACTGC
The Streptomyces lunaelactis genome window above contains:
- a CDS encoding winged helix-turn-helix domain-containing protein; this encodes MTTLPPPATELSADEARRIALRAQGFLGAPERRGGVRGVLRHLGAVQLDTISVLARSHELIPYARLGAVGRRTVEDAYWTEGHSFEYWSHAACILPVEEWPHFAFRRRSYRARPHWNHDLPDGVYDQVIKQLRAEGPLTATELGGAKNGGEWWDWSGSKVAVERALMYGEVVCTERRSWKRVYDLAERAIPDDLLHDELDDAECLRRLVRLAGQSLGVGTRADIADYHRLKGEQFDAVVADSGLVPVTVEGWSKPAWADPQALASEPRGRHRTTLLSPFDSLVWERARTERIFGFTHRLEAYVPKPKRVYGYFAMPLLSGGKLLGRVDPAREGTTLVARQVSLDTPKAVAPMARALREAAEWVGCDSVRIERVDRPELTADLVRAVSA